A single window of Bradyrhizobium daqingense DNA harbors:
- a CDS encoding winged helix-turn-helix domain-containing protein, producing MSKSDSAPFSYEGLDRVIHEKARLGLMTSLMAHPKGLAFADLKQLCGLTDGNLSRHLAVLQEAGLVEVTKGYEGNRPHTTCRLTKTGRRRFLDYLAVLERLVRDAAKAAGRDAPPLGRLGIAST from the coding sequence ATGTCGAAGTCTGACAGCGCGCCCTTCTCGTATGAAGGGCTCGACCGCGTGATCCACGAGAAGGCGAGGCTTGGCCTGATGACCTCGCTGATGGCGCATCCCAAGGGCCTGGCCTTCGCCGATCTCAAGCAGCTCTGCGGCCTCACCGACGGCAATCTCAGCCGGCACCTGGCCGTGCTGCAAGAGGCGGGCCTCGTCGAGGTGACCAAGGGCTATGAGGGCAATCGCCCGCACACCACCTGCCGCCTGACCAAGACCGGCCGCCGCCGCTTCCTCGACTATCTCGCCGTGCTGGAGCGGCTGGTGCGCGATGCCGCCAAGGCCGCCGGCCGCGACGCGCCGCCGCTCGGACGCCTCGGCATCGCATCGACCTGA
- a CDS encoding S1C family serine protease — translation MWLRSFVVVCLLQVSVAGSAQAAGPFGSVNVGNWIGGAFSNDETGAFSHCAATTPYANGVILVVGYNSVGTWTLAFASPNYRFKQGENAAIDVIFDGQEQARLFATANQPNMLTSVMPPNVVRTFQKASLMVATSGRTVLNFNLASTGPVITALANCVTKVKTDGLSKAGDFAKGAAKPAATADKPASPPASKSAKSKSGTGFVVSGNGHVVTNHHVIDGCSDLKGNLTGEAAVALRVVSSDATNDLALLQAPSSVAFKEFVRIRDRSIRSGDSVVAIGFPYRGLLSSDFTVTTGIVSSLSGMRNDSRFLQISAPVQPGNSGGPLFDTTGQIVGVVTGKLDNLRIAVATGNIPENINFAIKTGALRDFLDNSVVPYQTAEPKAELKTTEIAANARAYTMLISCNATEQADAKR, via the coding sequence ATGTGGCTTAGGTCGTTTGTCGTTGTGTGCCTTTTGCAGGTGAGCGTCGCTGGATCCGCGCAGGCCGCGGGTCCATTTGGCAGTGTCAATGTCGGCAACTGGATCGGCGGCGCCTTCAGCAATGATGAGACCGGCGCTTTCTCGCATTGCGCGGCGACGACGCCTTACGCGAACGGCGTCATCCTCGTCGTGGGCTACAATTCTGTCGGCACCTGGACGCTGGCTTTCGCAAGCCCGAACTACCGCTTCAAGCAGGGCGAGAACGCCGCGATCGACGTCATCTTCGACGGACAGGAGCAGGCCCGGCTGTTCGCCACCGCCAATCAGCCGAACATGCTCACCTCCGTGATGCCGCCCAATGTGGTGCGGACGTTTCAGAAGGCGAGCCTGATGGTCGCGACGAGCGGCCGCACGGTTTTGAATTTCAACCTGGCCTCGACCGGTCCTGTGATCACGGCGTTGGCGAACTGCGTCACCAAAGTAAAAACCGACGGACTCAGCAAGGCGGGCGATTTCGCGAAGGGGGCTGCGAAGCCGGCGGCCACGGCGGACAAGCCGGCGTCACCGCCGGCCAGCAAGTCCGCCAAGTCCAAGAGTGGCACCGGATTCGTGGTCAGCGGCAATGGGCACGTCGTCACGAACCATCACGTGATTGACGGCTGCAGCGACCTCAAGGGCAATCTCACGGGTGAGGCCGCGGTCGCTTTGCGCGTTGTATCGAGCGATGCAACCAACGATCTCGCCCTTTTACAGGCGCCGTCGTCAGTGGCGTTTAAAGAATTTGTCCGAATCCGCGACCGCTCGATACGCTCCGGCGACTCGGTCGTCGCGATCGGCTTTCCCTATCGCGGGCTGCTGAGCTCCGACTTCACCGTGACCACCGGAATCGTGAGCTCGCTGAGCGGCATGCGCAACGATTCGCGTTTTCTGCAGATCAGCGCGCCCGTGCAGCCCGGCAACAGCGGTGGCCCGCTATTCGACACCACCGGGCAGATCGTCGGTGTTGTCACGGGAAAACTCGACAATCTGCGGATCGCAGTCGCGACCGGCAATATCCCCGAGAACATCAACTTCGCCATCAAGACGGGCGCGCTGCGCGACTTCCTCGACAATTCGGTGGTGCCCTACCAGACCGCGGAGCCGAAGGCCGAGCTAAAGACGACCGAGATCGCCGCCAACGCCCGGGCCTACACGATGCTGATCTCGTGCAATGCCACGGAACAAGCCGATGCGAAGCGGTAG
- a CDS encoding DUF3551 domain-containing protein, which translates to MQLVRVALAAIGLAAFAGVTPAAARDYPWCAQGGEYDYPGECAYGTYEQCQASVSGRLLFCDRNPRFAYGLDRPPQPRPHRRARAVAPY; encoded by the coding sequence ATTCAACTCGTTCGGGTGGCGCTAGCTGCCATCGGGCTCGCAGCCTTTGCCGGCGTTACGCCGGCCGCGGCCCGCGACTATCCCTGGTGCGCCCAGGGTGGCGAATACGATTATCCCGGCGAATGCGCCTACGGCACCTACGAGCAATGCCAGGCCAGCGTCTCCGGCCGGCTGCTGTTCTGCGACCGCAATCCTCGTTTCGCGTATGGCCTGGATCGGCCGCCGCAACCCCGGCCGCACCGGCGCGCGCGGGCCGTCGCACCGTACTGA
- a CDS encoding DUF3551 domain-containing protein has product MRKAMLAMLALAGLGIGSLAGTGPAAAYDYPWCAQGRGYGYPGECAYRTLQQCQASVSGRLLTCGINPRAAYNQQRPSRRYQHDYYAPY; this is encoded by the coding sequence ATGCGCAAGGCAATGCTCGCAATGCTCGCGTTGGCTGGATTGGGTATCGGCAGCCTTGCCGGCACCGGTCCAGCGGCGGCTTATGATTATCCTTGGTGTGCCCAGGGCCGAGGCTATGGTTACCCCGGTGAATGCGCCTACCGGACCCTGCAACAATGTCAGGCCAGCGTCTCCGGGCGCCTGCTGACCTGCGGGATCAATCCGCGCGCGGCCTACAATCAGCAGCGGCCATCGCGGCGGTATCAGCACGACTACTACGCGCCCTATTGA
- a CDS encoding Bug family tripartite tricarboxylate transporter substrate binding protein, which translates to MITRRTALGLLAASPLAATPLSRALAADYPARPVKWVVGYPPGGATDILARLIGQRLSEKLGQQFVIENKPGAGNNIATESVINAEPDGYTLQLVNPANYINASLYKNLKFNFVEDIAPVASFQRVPNVMTVNKDVPAKNVAEFIEYVKANPGKVNMASSGNGTSVHLSGEMFMAMTGCKMQHVPYRGAAPAITDMLAGQVQVIFDNMPSIIQHIRSGSLRAIGVTTTERSPQLPDVAPIADTVKGYEASALFGMGAPKKTPKDIIAKLNAEVNAVIKEPDMAKRLVELGGEPRAQTPEAFGEEIKAETEKWRKVVDFAGLKVE; encoded by the coding sequence ATGATCACTCGCCGTACCGCGCTGGGCCTGCTCGCCGCCAGTCCGCTCGCAGCCACCCCGCTGTCCAGGGCGCTTGCCGCCGATTATCCGGCCCGCCCGGTGAAATGGGTGGTCGGCTATCCGCCGGGCGGCGCCACCGACATCCTGGCGCGGCTGATCGGCCAGCGGCTGTCGGAAAAGCTCGGCCAGCAATTCGTCATCGAGAACAAGCCGGGCGCCGGCAACAACATCGCCACCGAATCGGTCATCAACGCCGAGCCGGACGGCTACACGCTGCAACTGGTCAATCCGGCCAACTACATCAACGCCTCGCTCTACAAGAACCTCAAGTTCAACTTCGTGGAGGATATCGCGCCGGTCGCCTCGTTCCAGCGCGTGCCGAACGTGATGACCGTCAACAAGGACGTGCCGGCGAAGAACGTCGCCGAGTTCATCGAATACGTGAAGGCCAATCCCGGCAAGGTGAACATGGCCTCGTCGGGCAACGGCACCTCGGTGCATCTGTCCGGCGAGATGTTCATGGCGATGACCGGCTGCAAGATGCAGCACGTGCCCTATCGTGGCGCGGCGCCCGCGATCACCGACATGCTCGCGGGGCAGGTGCAGGTGATCTTCGACAACATGCCTTCGATCATCCAGCACATTCGCTCCGGCTCGCTGCGCGCCATCGGCGTCACCACGACGGAACGCTCGCCGCAGCTGCCTGACGTGGCGCCGATCGCAGACACCGTGAAGGGCTATGAGGCGAGCGCGCTGTTCGGCATGGGCGCGCCGAAGAAGACGCCGAAGGACATCATCGCCAAGCTCAACGCCGAGGTCAACGCGGTGATCAAGGAGCCCGACATGGCCAAGCGTCTGGTCGAGCTCGGCGGCGAGCCGCGGGCGCAGACGCCCGAGGCGTTCGGCGAGGAGATCAAGGCCGAGACCGAGAAGTGGCGGAAGGTCGTCGATTTCGCCGGTCTGAAGGTCGAATAG
- a CDS encoding VOC family protein, producing MPVEVHALDHLVINVSDVAVTAEWYRKILGMEVKVFDPGGGKAPRTFLTFGNQRINVRQRDADKVEWFTADHPTAGAEDLCFLTSATPDEVVAHLRAHGVAIEEGPGPRQGARGTLRSVYCRDPDGSLIEISSYED from the coding sequence ATGCCGGTCGAGGTTCACGCCCTGGATCATCTCGTGATCAATGTCAGCGACGTCGCGGTGACCGCGGAGTGGTACCGCAAGATTCTCGGCATGGAAGTCAAGGTGTTCGATCCGGGCGGCGGCAAAGCGCCGCGGACTTTCCTCACATTCGGTAACCAGAGGATCAACGTCCGGCAACGTGATGCCGACAAGGTGGAGTGGTTCACCGCCGATCATCCGACCGCCGGCGCCGAGGATCTGTGCTTCCTCACCTCCGCCACCCCCGACGAGGTGGTGGCGCATCTGCGGGCCCATGGCGTCGCGATCGAGGAAGGACCGGGTCCGAGGCAGGGCGCCCGCGGCACGCTGCGCTCGGTCTATTGCCGGGATCCCGATGGCAGTTTGATCGAGATATCGTCGTATGAGGACTAA
- a CDS encoding AMP-binding protein — MPVQQTAAGIVGPFDGLDVPWLLRMRAEVRSSHPFLIWAPFEAPARRWSYGEFHERVGALAAGLARRGVRPGEYVLIHLDNCIEAMLAWFACVELGAIAVTTNTRSAPAEIAYFADHCGAVAAITQPAYAEIVAQNCRNIRWMAVTSHDAGTAPAHAASRGDSFESLFADSADRPRRATDPLAPCSVQYTSGTTSRPKAVLWTHANALWGAKINAAHEDLHAGDVHQTYLPLFHTNALAYSMLATLWVGATCVIQPRFSASRFWRVAREHGATWTSTIPFCMKALLEQEIPQDHKFRLWGTAINEPPAFAAFGIKMIGWWGMTETITHGIVGEVDQPNIPMSIGRAAPEYRIRITDDDGRPTEIGGTGNLAIKGIPGLSLFAEYLHNDKATRESFDEHGFFLTGDRVERLQNGYIKFGDRAKDMLKVGGENVAASEIEQVIALVPGVREAAVVAKAHPMLDEVPVVFIIPQGGVAGAAPDLHDRVIAACRAGLADFKVPREIRLVDDMPRSTLEKVAKAELRKMVG, encoded by the coding sequence ATGCCCGTCCAACAAACCGCCGCCGGAATCGTGGGGCCGTTCGACGGGCTCGACGTGCCCTGGCTGTTGAGGATGCGCGCCGAGGTGCGCAGCTCACATCCATTCCTGATCTGGGCGCCGTTCGAGGCGCCGGCGCGGCGCTGGAGCTATGGCGAGTTCCACGAGCGGGTCGGCGCGCTTGCCGCCGGCCTCGCAAGACGCGGCGTCAGGCCGGGCGAATATGTGCTGATCCATCTCGACAATTGCATCGAGGCCATGCTGGCCTGGTTCGCCTGCGTCGAGCTCGGCGCCATCGCTGTCACCACCAACACGCGCTCGGCGCCGGCCGAGATCGCGTATTTCGCCGATCATTGCGGCGCGGTCGCTGCGATCACGCAGCCGGCCTATGCCGAAATCGTCGCACAGAACTGCCGCAACATTCGCTGGATGGCGGTGACCTCGCATGATGCGGGCACGGCACCAGCACACGCGGCTTCGCGCGGCGACAGTTTCGAATCCCTGTTCGCCGACAGCGCCGACCGTCCCAGGCGCGCGACTGATCCGCTCGCGCCATGCAGCGTGCAATACACCTCGGGCACGACGTCGCGCCCGAAGGCGGTGCTGTGGACCCACGCCAATGCGTTGTGGGGCGCCAAGATCAACGCCGCGCACGAAGACCTGCATGCCGGCGACGTGCACCAGACCTACCTGCCGCTGTTCCACACCAATGCGCTAGCCTATTCCATGCTGGCGACCTTGTGGGTCGGCGCCACCTGCGTGATCCAGCCGCGCTTCTCCGCCAGCCGGTTCTGGCGCGTCGCGCGCGAGCACGGCGCGACCTGGACCTCGACAATCCCGTTCTGCATGAAGGCGCTGCTCGAGCAGGAGATCCCGCAGGATCACAAATTCCGCCTGTGGGGCACGGCGATCAACGAGCCGCCGGCTTTTGCCGCGTTCGGCATCAAGATGATCGGCTGGTGGGGCATGACCGAGACCATCACCCACGGCATCGTCGGCGAGGTCGATCAGCCCAACATCCCGATGTCGATCGGCCGTGCGGCGCCGGAATATCGGATCCGCATCACCGATGACGACGGCCGGCCGACGGAAATCGGCGGCACCGGCAATCTCGCGATCAAGGGCATCCCGGGCCTGTCGCTGTTCGCCGAATATTTGCACAACGATAAGGCGACGCGCGAGAGCTTCGACGAACACGGTTTCTTCCTCACCGGCGACCGCGTCGAGCGGCTGCAAAACGGCTACATCAAGTTCGGCGACCGCGCCAAGGACATGCTGAAGGTCGGCGGCGAGAACGTCGCGGCCTCCGAGATCGAGCAGGTGATCGCGCTCGTTCCGGGCGTGCGCGAGGCGGCCGTGGTGGCGAAGGCGCATCCGATGCTGGACGAGGTGCCTGTCGTCTTCATCATCCCGCAGGGCGGCGTCGCGGGCGCCGCGCCCGACCTGCATGATCGCGTGATAGCAGCCTGCCGCGCCGGCCTTGCCGACTTCAAGGTGCCGCGCGAGATCAGGCTCGTCGACGACATGCCGCGCTCGACGCTGGAGAAGGTGGCGAAGGCGGAACTGCGGAAGATGGTGGGGTAG
- a CDS encoding HD-GYP domain-containing protein, producing the protein MNASAKSAAKRRLLLASDRSDESSELVSILKAVGDVSTVTTQDIPEKPSRDLSGLVVDINLRSPESVQRVRNKLRGDAYRSMPRLFVLADALHHGTMQAWALGATDTISRPLQADAILQRIRSAFPDTAVYDATDRGKTLNRGVEAAHAVLAKMFEKLPLGVPLTFDDVIAAESKILKAIKHSSLREWLTTVGCHHVGSYRHCLFVTGFAVAFAQHLGMREDDQRRLTRAALLHDVGKAFVPAALLDKPGKLSDEEMAEVRQHPHRGYDALAAQGGFPPEMLDVVLHHHEFLDGSGYPNGLSSNQISDIVRLTTIVDIYAALVEKRAYRMPFTHSRAFTMMEGMGGKLDQQLLQAFRPVALGSF; encoded by the coding sequence ATGAACGCCTCAGCCAAATCCGCCGCCAAACGCCGGCTTCTGCTCGCCTCCGACCGGAGCGACGAGAGCAGCGAGCTCGTCAGCATCCTGAAGGCGGTCGGCGACGTCTCGACGGTGACGACCCAGGATATTCCCGAGAAGCCGTCGCGTGATCTCTCCGGCCTCGTCGTCGACATCAATCTGCGCTCGCCCGAGAGCGTGCAGCGGGTGCGCAACAAGCTGCGCGGCGATGCCTATCGTTCGATGCCGCGGCTGTTCGTGCTCGCCGACGCCTTGCATCACGGCACCATGCAGGCCTGGGCGCTGGGCGCGACCGACACCATCTCGCGCCCGCTCCAGGCGGACGCCATCCTTCAGCGCATCCGCTCCGCTTTCCCGGACACCGCCGTCTATGACGCGACCGATCGCGGCAAGACGCTCAACCGCGGCGTCGAGGCCGCGCATGCCGTGCTCGCCAAGATGTTCGAGAAGCTTCCGCTCGGCGTGCCCCTGACTTTCGACGACGTCATCGCCGCCGAGAGCAAGATCCTGAAGGCGATCAAGCATTCCTCGCTGCGCGAATGGCTCACCACGGTCGGCTGCCATCATGTCGGCAGCTACCGGCATTGCCTGTTCGTCACCGGTTTCGCCGTCGCCTTTGCCCAGCATCTCGGCATGCGCGAGGACGACCAGCGCCGCCTGACCCGCGCGGCGCTGCTGCACGACGTCGGCAAGGCCTTCGTTCCCGCCGCACTGCTCGACAAGCCCGGCAAGCTCTCCGACGAGGAGATGGCCGAGGTCCGCCAGCATCCGCACCGCGGCTATGACGCGCTCGCAGCCCAAGGCGGCTTCCCGCCGGAGATGCTCGACGTCGTCCTGCATCACCACGAATTCCTCGATGGCTCCGGCTATCCCAATGGTCTGTCGTCGAACCAGATCAGCGACATCGTGCGCCTGACCACGATCGTCGACATCTACGCCGCCCTGGTGGAGAAGCGCGCCTACCGCATGCCCTTCACCCATTCCCGCGCGTTCACGATGATGGAAGGCATGGGCGGCAAGCTCGACCAGCAATTGCTGCAGGCGTTCCGCCCGGTGGCGCTGGGGTCGTTTTGA
- a CDS encoding dienelactone hydrolase family protein, with protein sequence MGQDIKLTASDNFQFGAYRADPAGSPKGAVVVIQEIFGVNHHIRSVCDRLAKEGYVAIAPSIFDRASPNFQSGYSPDEIAEARKFVANPDWAAMLRDTQAAIDAVKSIGPVGIIGFCLGGSIAFVAATRLAGLKAAIGYYGGAVVRFADETPKVPTQLHFGEKDAGIPLADVETIKAKRPEVEVFVYPGAQHGFHCDERASYDKASADIAWPRSMEFFGKHLQK encoded by the coding sequence GTGGGACAAGACATCAAGCTGACGGCTTCCGACAATTTCCAGTTCGGCGCCTATCGCGCCGATCCCGCCGGCAGCCCGAAAGGCGCGGTGGTGGTGATCCAGGAGATTTTTGGGGTCAACCACCACATCCGCTCGGTCTGTGACCGTCTCGCCAAAGAAGGCTATGTCGCGATCGCGCCGTCGATCTTCGATCGGGCCTCACCGAATTTCCAGTCGGGCTATTCGCCCGACGAGATCGCCGAGGCGCGCAAATTCGTCGCCAATCCGGATTGGGCCGCGATGCTGCGCGACACGCAAGCCGCCATCGATGCCGTGAAGAGCATCGGCCCCGTGGGCATCATCGGCTTTTGCCTCGGCGGCAGCATCGCTTTCGTCGCGGCGACGCGGCTGGCGGGGCTGAAAGCGGCGATCGGCTATTACGGCGGCGCGGTGGTGCGCTTCGCCGACGAGACGCCGAAGGTGCCGACGCAGCTGCATTTCGGCGAGAAGGATGCCGGCATTCCGCTCGCCGACGTCGAGACCATCAAGGCGAAGCGGCCCGAGGTCGAAGTCTTCGTCTATCCGGGCGCCCAGCACGGTTTCCATTGCGACGAGCGTGCCAGCTACGACAAGGCCAGCGCCGACATCGCCTGGCCGCGCAGCATGGAATTTTTTGGGAAGCATTTGCAGAAGTAG
- a CDS encoding polysaccharide biosynthesis/export family protein — translation MPVARAFRWSSFAAFLAASAALALGGCMQTTGPVAVMQPRADLDSMAYGQPYGAPQPVVVANNGGGAIAALSNSFAASPAPMPVGYAAPMAVRNGASYHLDAGDKLRVVVYGQEGLTNSYAIDAGGSITMPLIGAVPARGRTTAGLAGEIAARLRNGYIREPSVAVEIEAYRPFFILGEVLAPGQYPYVPNMTVESAVAIAGGFSPRAKRDMVTVTHTENGGAMRAVVPLGTPLAPGDTVFVGERWF, via the coding sequence GTGCCGGTTGCACGCGCGTTTCGATGGTCGAGTTTTGCAGCGTTCTTGGCCGCGTCCGCCGCGCTGGCCCTCGGCGGCTGCATGCAGACTACCGGCCCCGTCGCAGTGATGCAGCCGCGCGCCGATCTCGACTCCATGGCCTATGGCCAGCCCTATGGCGCGCCACAGCCGGTCGTCGTTGCCAACAATGGCGGTGGTGCCATCGCGGCGCTCAGCAATTCCTTTGCCGCTTCGCCTGCGCCCATGCCGGTCGGTTACGCCGCGCCGATGGCGGTGCGCAATGGCGCCTCCTACCATCTCGACGCCGGCGACAAGCTTCGCGTCGTGGTCTACGGCCAGGAAGGTCTCACCAACAGCTATGCGATCGACGCCGGCGGCTCGATCACCATGCCGCTGATCGGCGCCGTGCCGGCGCGCGGCCGCACCACGGCAGGGCTTGCCGGCGAGATCGCTGCACGCCTGCGCAACGGCTACATCCGCGAGCCTTCGGTCGCGGTCGAGATCGAGGCCTATCGCCCCTTCTTCATTCTCGGCGAGGTCCTTGCACCCGGCCAATATCCTTACGTGCCGAACATGACGGTCGAGAGCGCGGTCGCCATCGCCGGCGGCTTCTCGCCGCGCGCCAAGCGCGACATGGTCACCGTCACGCACACCGAAAACGGCGGTGCCATGCGCGCCGTCGTCCCGCTCGGCACGCCCCTGGCGCCGGGCGACACCGTGTTCGTCGGCGAGCGCTGGTTCTAA
- the msrA gene encoding peptide-methionine (S)-S-oxide reductase MsrA → MLFMRKSTALPSAAEALPGRAQPIPAATTHFVNGAQLQPPYPAGLEQAVFGLGCFWGAERKFWQLRDGVFATAVGYAGGHTPNPTYEEVCSGRTAHTEVVLVVFDPKKISYEKLLKTFWESHNPTQGMRQGNDVGTQYRSAIYTYSDAQKNAAEQSKALYQKALAAKGLGAITTEIAPAGAFYFAEDYHQQYLAKNPAGYCGLGGTGVSCPIGAGVSA, encoded by the coding sequence ATGCTGTTCATGCGCAAGTCCACCGCATTGCCGAGTGCAGCCGAAGCGCTGCCCGGCCGTGCGCAACCGATCCCGGCCGCGACCACCCATTTCGTCAACGGCGCACAATTGCAGCCGCCTTATCCTGCAGGCCTGGAGCAGGCCGTGTTCGGGCTCGGCTGCTTCTGGGGCGCCGAGCGCAAGTTCTGGCAGCTCCGCGATGGCGTCTTTGCGACCGCCGTCGGCTATGCCGGCGGCCACACGCCGAACCCGACCTATGAAGAGGTCTGTTCGGGCCGCACCGCCCATACCGAAGTGGTGCTGGTGGTGTTCGATCCGAAGAAGATTTCCTACGAGAAACTCCTGAAGACATTCTGGGAGAGCCACAACCCGACGCAGGGCATGCGTCAGGGCAACGATGTCGGCACGCAGTACCGAAGCGCGATCTACACATACTCCGACGCGCAGAAGAACGCGGCCGAGCAATCGAAGGCGCTCTACCAGAAGGCGCTTGCCGCAAAGGGTCTCGGTGCCATCACCACCGAGATCGCACCCGCCGGCGCGTTCTATTTCGCCGAGGACTATCACCAGCAATATCTGGCGAAGAATCCAGCCGGCTATTGCGGCCTCGGCGGCACCGGCGTGTCCTGTCCGATCGGCGCCGGCGTGAGCGCGTAA
- the rpsT gene encoding 30S ribosomal protein S20, with amino-acid sequence MANTTSAKKATRKIARRTAVNKSRRTQMRGAVRSVEEAIKTGDRAAAVKALANAEPALMRAAQRNIIHKNNASRKVSRLTAQIAKLAK; translated from the coding sequence ATGGCCAATACCACTTCCGCCAAGAAAGCGACGCGCAAGATCGCCCGCCGCACCGCCGTCAACAAGTCGCGCCGCACCCAGATGCGCGGTGCCGTGCGCAGCGTCGAGGAAGCCATCAAGACCGGCGACCGCGCCGCTGCCGTCAAGGCGCTGGCGAATGCCGAGCCGGCCTTGATGCGCGCCGCGCAGCGCAACATCATTCACAAGAACAACGCCAGCCGCAAAGTCTCGCGCCTCACCGCGCAGATCGCCAAGCTCGCGAAGTAA
- the dnaA gene encoding chromosomal replication initiator protein DnaA: protein MTMEQDRWSRVKGRLRSTVGEDVYTSWFARMDLEGVQDESVRLSVPTRFLKSWIQAHYAERVLSCWQAEMPEVHRIDLTVRSAVRPVVQPKEAPAPIEARRAPTPELRSTATAPVSANHDALGGSPLDPRLTFASFVVGRSNTLAHAAARQVAEGRRGDPVMFNPLYIHAGVGLGKTHLLQAVTWAGNSGNERKVLYLTAEKFMYGFVAALKTQTALAFKEALRGIDVLVIDDLQFLQGKSTQAEFCHTLNALIDAGRQVVIAADRPPSDLESLDDRVRSRLAGGLVVEMASLGEDLRHGILKSRVAAARAHHATFDVPEEVLLYLARTITHNGRDLEGAINRLLAHSKLNNQPVTLEMAEREVRDLVRPQEPKRIKIEDIQRVVARQYNVSRSDLLSSRRTANVVRPRQVAMYLAKTLTLRSLPEIGRRFGGRDHTTVLHAVRKIESLVSKDTALSEEVESLKRQLQE, encoded by the coding sequence ATGACAATGGAACAGGATCGCTGGTCACGCGTGAAGGGTCGGCTGCGCTCGACCGTTGGCGAGGACGTTTACACGAGCTGGTTTGCGCGCATGGATCTCGAAGGCGTGCAGGACGAGAGCGTGCGGCTCTCGGTGCCGACGCGCTTCCTGAAGAGCTGGATCCAGGCCCATTATGCCGAGCGCGTGCTGTCGTGCTGGCAGGCCGAGATGCCGGAAGTGCATCGCATCGATCTCACGGTCCGCTCGGCGGTGCGTCCGGTCGTGCAGCCGAAGGAAGCGCCCGCCCCGATCGAGGCGCGCCGCGCGCCGACCCCGGAATTGCGCTCGACCGCGACCGCGCCGGTCTCGGCCAATCACGACGCGCTCGGCGGCTCGCCGCTCGATCCGCGCCTGACCTTTGCGAGCTTCGTTGTCGGCCGCTCCAACACGCTGGCCCATGCGGCCGCGCGCCAGGTCGCCGAAGGACGCCGCGGCGACCCCGTGATGTTCAACCCGCTCTACATCCATGCCGGCGTCGGCCTCGGCAAGACGCATCTGCTCCAGGCGGTGACATGGGCCGGCAATTCCGGCAATGAGCGCAAGGTGCTTTATCTCACCGCGGAAAAATTCATGTACGGCTTCGTCGCCGCGCTGAAGACGCAGACGGCGCTCGCCTTCAAGGAAGCGCTGCGCGGCATCGACGTGCTGGTCATCGACGACCTCCAGTTCCTTCAGGGCAAGTCGACGCAGGCCGAATTCTGCCACACGCTGAACGCGCTGATCGACGCCGGCCGTCAGGTGGTGATCGCGGCCGATCGTCCGCCGTCCGATCTCGAAAGCCTGGACGATCGCGTCCGCTCGCGGCTTGCCGGCGGCCTCGTGGTCGAGATGGCCTCGCTCGGCGAGGACCTGCGGCACGGCATCCTCAAGTCGCGCGTCGCCGCCGCCCGCGCCCATCATGCGACCTTCGACGTGCCGGAGGAGGTGCTGCTTTATCTGGCGCGCACCATCACCCATAACGGCCGCGATCTCGAAGGCGCGATCAACCGGCTGCTGGCGCATTCCAAGCTGAACAACCAGCCGGTGACGCTGGAGATGGCCGAGCGCGAGGTGCGCGACCTGGTCCGGCCGCAGGAACCGAAGCGGATCAAGATCGAGGACATCCAGCGCGTGGTGGCGCGGCAGTACAATGTCAGCCGCTCCGACCTTCTGTCCTCGCGCCGCACCGCCAACGTGGTCCGCCCGCGGCAGGTGGCGATGTATCTCGCCAAGACGCTGACGCTGCGCTCGCTCCCCGAGATCGGCCGCCGCTTCGGCGGACGCGACCACACCACGGTGCTGCATGCCGTACGCAAGATCGAGTCCCTGGTCTCCAAGGACACGGCGCTGTCGGAGGAAGTGGAGTCGCTGAAGCGCCAGCTTCAGGAATAA